In Burkholderia sp. NRF60-BP8, a single window of DNA contains:
- a CDS encoding exonuclease domain-containing protein, translated as MSDSRPSDPASEQPLVFVDLETTGGSPADHRITEVGVVEIGPLGVSTWTSLVNPGQAIPPFIQQLTGISDAMVRDAPTFASLAPALFERLDGKLFVAHNASFDRAFLRAEFERAGLAFNPDVLCTVRLSRALFPRESRHGLDALIERHGLVPAARHRALADADLLWQFWRQLHDIVPLERLRDQIARTTRHFRLGGDLTEAWLDTAPAGCGAYALFGERDEALYVGRSVRVRQRLRALLTGERRSSKEMRLARQVRRVEWRETGNELGAMLAEAQWIARLRPSYNRRPAADGARGGGAPWPFEGAVAFEASGERRLFHVIDGWCYLGSAESLDAAARLVADAAGGTFEPFTHRLLQTHLARGLQMIPLMALTPAD; from the coding sequence ATGTCCGATTCCCGTCCGTCCGATCCCGCCAGCGAGCAGCCGCTCGTCTTCGTCGACCTTGAAACCACCGGCGGTTCGCCCGCCGACCACCGGATCACCGAAGTCGGCGTGGTCGAAATCGGACCGCTCGGCGTGTCGACGTGGACGAGCCTCGTCAATCCGGGGCAGGCGATTCCGCCCTTCATCCAGCAACTGACGGGCATCTCGGACGCGATGGTGCGCGATGCGCCGACGTTCGCATCGCTCGCGCCGGCGCTGTTCGAGCGGCTCGACGGCAAGCTGTTCGTCGCGCACAACGCGAGCTTCGACCGCGCTTTCCTGCGCGCCGAGTTCGAGCGTGCCGGCCTGGCGTTCAATCCCGATGTGCTGTGCACGGTGCGGCTGTCGCGCGCGCTGTTTCCGCGCGAATCGCGGCACGGGCTCGATGCGTTGATCGAGCGGCATGGGCTCGTTCCGGCCGCGCGCCACCGGGCGCTGGCCGATGCCGACCTGCTTTGGCAGTTCTGGCGCCAACTGCACGACATCGTGCCGCTCGAGCGGCTGCGCGACCAGATCGCGCGGACGACACGCCACTTCCGTCTGGGCGGCGACCTGACTGAGGCTTGGCTGGATACCGCGCCGGCAGGGTGCGGCGCGTATGCGCTCTTCGGCGAGCGTGACGAAGCGCTGTATGTCGGCCGCAGTGTGCGCGTACGGCAGCGGCTGCGCGCGCTGTTGACCGGCGAGCGCCGCTCGTCGAAGGAAATGCGGCTGGCGCGGCAGGTGCGCCGCGTCGAATGGCGCGAGACCGGCAACGAGCTGGGGGCGATGCTTGCCGAAGCGCAATGGATCGCCCGCTTGCGTCCGTCGTACAACCGGCGTCCGGCAGCCGACGGCGCTCGCGGGGGCGGCGCGCCCTGGCCGTTCGAAGGCGCGGTCGCGTTCGAGGCGAGCGGCGAGCGCCGCCTGTTTCATGTGATCGACGGCTGGTGCTATCTCGGTTCGGCGGAATCGCTCGATGCAGCCGCACGGCTTGTGGCCGACGCGGCGGGCGGCACGTTCGAACCCTTCACTCATCGCCTGCTGCAGACGCATCTCGCGCGCGGCCTGCAAATGATTCCGCTCATGGCGCTGACGCCGGCGGACTGA